In the genome of Candidatus Anoxymicrobium japonicum, the window TTCTTCACCATCCACATGCAGGTCGCGTCTACGTGCGCGTAGTTGGTGGTGATGCCGGGGTACTCGAGCGCGACATCGTTGAACGTCCTCTCCCAGAGATCCTGCGCGTAAGTAAGCACGTTGGTCTTGCCGCAAAGCGTGACTTTGTTGTCTTTTCCGCGCCGCGCACATGTCTCAAACGCGAACCGGACGCAACGCTCGACGCCCCTGCGAGTGTTCACAGACTCCTGAACCGCTATCTCGTGCGGAGTGCCCTTGCGGGTGAAGCCGCCCGACCCCACGTAGAGGCCCTCGGTATTCTCACGAATGATAACCATGTCGATGTCCTCGGGCCCCTTGTCTTTCAACGGACAATCAACCCCCGGATACAGCTTCACAGGGCGAAGGTTGATGTACTGGTCGAAGTCGAAACGTAGCCTCAGCAGGATGCCGTGCTCGAGGATGCCCGGCCTGACGTCCGGATGCCCTACCGCGCCAAGGAGTATCGCCTTGAAACCTTTGAGTTCCTCGATCGCGTCGGCGGTGAGCGTTTCGCCTGTCGCCAGGTACCTGTCTCCACCGTAATCGAAATCCCTGGTCTCGAAATCGAAGCCAGACACCTCGGCTGCCGCCTCCAGGACTTTCAGACCCTCGCGCGAGACCTCCGGACCGGTGCCGTCACCAGGTATAACCGCTATTTTGTGCATGCCTCTCCAGTTGCCCCTCCCGCCGGTGATGCCGGCGCTATGATTGTTTCCTGACGTATTCGATGAGCCCGCCGGCGTCCATAATGCGTTGCATAAACTCAGGATATTTCGCGATCGTGAACGTCTCCCCTTTCGTCAAATCGTCAATCCTGCCCGCGTCGAGATCCACTTTCAACTGGTCGCCATCATCGATCGCCACGACCGCTTCGGGCGCTTCAATCAACGGCAATCCTACGTTTATCGCGTTGCGATAGAAAATGCGCGCATACGACCCGGCAATGACGCACGACATTCCTCCACCTTTGATCGCCAGCGGAGCATGCTCCCTGGACGATCCCGAGCCGAAGTTCTCGCCACCCACGATGATATCACCCGGCTCAACCCGATTCACGAACTCGGGGTCGTGTCCCTCCATCAGGTGCCTGCCAAGTTCGACAGGGTCATTTGAAATCAGGTATGTCGCGGGAAGTATGAGGTCGGTGTTCACGTTATCGCCAAACTTGTGAGCCTTGCCTTTTAGCGTCTCGCGAGAGGCCATCATGCTATCTCCCCTGGGTCTGTTATGGCGCCGGTCACCGCCGAAGCCGCGGCAACGGCGGGATTTGACAGGTACACCTCGCTTGTGCGATGTCCCATCCTGCCTTTAAAGTTCCTGTTTGTCGTAGAGACCGCTTTTTCGCCCGCAGCAAGCACGCCCATGTGACCGCCCAGGCAAGGCCCGCACGTCGGGGGAGATATCACCGCTCCCGCGTCTAAGAAAATATCGAAAAGACCCTCTTCCATTGAGCGGCGGTAAACGCGCGGGCTTCCCGGAATGATGATTAGCCTGACACCTTTCGCGCACTTCTTTCCGCGAAGCACTTCGGCCGCCAGCCTGAGATCCTCAATCCTGCCGTTCGTGCAAGAGCCGATAACCACCTGATCCAGTTTCACGTGTGGGGCGCTCGTGACGGGCACGGCGTTGCCCGGAAGCGATGGCAGCGCGACCTGCGGCTCGAGCTCGCCAAGGTTGATGTCGATCTCGTCGACGTACCCGTGCCCGTCCGGCTCGATGCCGCTCTCGGGCGCATTCACCCCGACGTCTTTCAGGTACGTGGCGGCCTTTGAGTCGATCGGGAATATCCCGTTTTTCGCGCCCGCCTCGATGACCATGTTCGCGACGGTCAGCCGGCCTTCCACGCTTATGCTTTCCACCCCGGGGCCGTCAAACTCAATAGACCTGTAAGTCGCGCCGTCCACGCCAATGAGTCCGATGAGATAGATAATGAGATCCTTGCCACCGACCCAGCGGCCCGGCTTTCCGGAAAGCCTGACAAGTATCGCCTCCGGAACCTTGAACCACGTTTTCCCCGTCGCCATAGCCGCCGCTATGTCCGTGGAACCCATGCCACTCGAGAAGCATCCGAGAGCGCCGTACGTGCAGGTGTGACTGTCCGCGCCAATGACAACCGCACCGGGCTCGATCAACCCCTCCTCGGGAAGGAGAACGTGCTCGATCCCCACGTTGCCGCCATCGTAGAAATGTGACAGGCCCTGTTCGGACGCAAACCGTCTGACGTACGCGCACTGGTCGGCCGACGCGATGTCGCGGTTCGGGGTGAAGTGGTCCAGCACCAGGACAACCTTGTCAGTGTCAAACACCGACTCGCGAGCGAGCCTGCCGAACTGCTCTATCGCCAGTGGAGCGGTCACGTCGTTCGCCAGAACAATATCCACAGAAATCTCGATGAACTCATGCGGCTCGAGAGAATCACGCCCGGCGCGGCGCGCGAGGATATTTCTTGTCTGACTCATCGCTCAACCTTTTTTCTGATCACCTTGTTGACCGCGTTCAAGTACGCGCGGGCGCTGGCCTCGACGACGTCAGTAGACAATCCACGGCCCACGACCCGCCTTTCGCCAATGTCGAGCTGCACCGTCACGTCACCCAGGGCGTCCAACCCGCCTGTTATAGCCTCTACCGCAAACGAATGCAACTTAGCGTCTATGCCAAGCGCTTCCCGTATCGCCTTGCACATAGCGTCAATCATTCCATCGCCGATCGCCCTCTCGGTGACGTGTACACCCTCACTTTCCAGCGTGACGGTGGCGCTCGGTGGCGCTTCTTTGCCGCCGCTGTGAACCTCATAAGCGGTGAGCTTCCACTCCTGCCCCTCGGTTCTCATGTACTCGAGGGCGACCGCCTCGATATCCTCTCCTGAAAGCGAGCTCTTCTTGTCGGCCAGTTCCTTGAAACGCGCGAACGCCTGGTTGAGCTCTTTCTCGCTGAGGTAGTAACCAAGGCGCTCGAGCTGTTCTGAAAGCGCGTGTCTCCCCGAGTGCTTTCCTAAGACGATGTCGCTCTCTACGAGCCCCACGCTCACCGCGTCCATTATCTCGTAGGTCGTGGGCTCCTTGAGAACGCCGTCCTGGTGAATGCCGGACTCGTGCGCAAAAGCGTTCTTCCCCACGATGGCTTTATTTGGCTGAACGGGATAACCGGTAAACAGGCTCACCAATCTGCTTGTCTTGCTTATCTCCGTGGAGTTGATGCCTGTGGTCAGGGGAAGCCGATCGTGCCTGACCTTGAGAGCCATCACGATCTCCTCGAGGCTCGCGTTGCCGGCGCGCTCCCCGAGCCCGTTCACCGCGCACTCTACCTGTCTCGCGCCCGCCTCGCAGGCGGCAAGCGAATTCGCCACAGCCAGCCCGAGGTCGTTGTGACAGTGCACACTGATGGTCACACCCTCGATCCCCGGCACATTCTCGATTATGCCTCTCACCAGCTCTTCGAACTCGCCAGGAATAGAGTAACCCACGGTGTCAGGGATATTCAGGACGGTGGCGCCTTCTTCTATCGCGGCCTGGAGCACCTCATACAGGTACGCCGGCTCACTGCGTGTCGCGTCCATTGGCGAGAACTCGACATCCTGACAATGTGACCGCGCGTGAGCCACGGCCGACCTCGCCGCGTCCAGCACCTGGCCGCGCGTCATGTGAAGCTGATGCTCGAGGTGAATGTCGGACGTGCTGATAAACGTGTGGATGCGCGGCCTGGCGGCGGCGCGAACCGTATCCCAGGCCCTGTCGATATCGTCAGCTTTCGCGCGCGCGAGCGCGCATACGACAGACGATTCGATCTTCGACGCTATCCGCCTGACAGAGTTGAAGTCCCCCTGGCTCGTCGCGGGGAATCCCGCCTCAATGATATCTACTCCCAGGCGCTGCAGTTGCTCGGCTATCTCCAGCTTCTCGCGCGCACCCAAACTGATGCCCGGCGACTGTTCGCCATCACGCAAAGTTGTATCAAAAATAGCGATCCTGTCTTCCACCCCGAACCAATCCTCCTGTTAAGTCGCCACTTAACTTTTGGAGGTCAGGTCTTTTTTTAAGTTGCTGGCATTCAGTCCAGATAACGTGTGCCAACTTAAGAAAAAAGACCTGACCCCCAAAAGTTAAGCGCGTTTTTATTTGTCAAAGAGACAGAAACCACACGGCATCAACGCCGTCCTGCGACTCCAGCTCCGTGATCATCTCGCCCGTTAGCGGCACATCGAGATTCAGTCCCATCCCGGCTTTCCCGTCAATCGCTTTGCGGCCGACCTGGAGACCGCTTATGTTTATCTTCCGAGCGCCGAGGACTGTGCCCACTTTGCCAATCATGCCCGGGCGATCCTCGAACACCACGAACGCCATGTACTCGCTCGGAACAATCGCTATGTCGTAATCGAGCACATTGACGAACATCTCCTGGTTGACCCCGATAAGTGTCGCGCCGGCCGTGACTGTCGAGTCTTGCTGGATGGCGGTAACCTGTATGCGGTTCACAAAATCACGCGATCGCCTGCTCTTGCTCTCTTTGACGGTGATGCCTCTCTCCATGGCCAGGACAGGCGCGTTCACGTACGTCACCGCGTCTGAGGAGATGTTCTCAAAAAAACCTTTGAGGAAAGCGATCGACAACAGCGAGGTGTCGTGTTCGCTGATGTCACCCAGCGTCTCAAACTCTATCTCGTGTATGGCGCCGCGTGTAAAGTTCACAAACAGGCGGCCAAGCTTCTCGCAAAGGGGCATGAAAGGCCGCAATGTCTCCACAACATCCATTCGCGGCATCGCGATGTTTACCGCGCCGCTGACAAAACCGCCGGTGAGTCCCGCTGCCACCTGGTCGGCTATCGCCACCCCTGCCTTGTACTGCGCCTCTCTGGTGCTCGCTCCAAGGTGTGGGGTCACGACGACTTCAGGCATCCCGCACAGCGGGTTCCCTTCCTCGGGAGGCTCACACTCGAATACGTCTATAGCCGCTCCAGCCACCTTGCCATCCTTGATGGCGTTCGCGAGCGCGGCCTCGTCGACGATGCCGCCGCGCGACACGTTCACGATACGCGCTCCATTCTTGACGATATCGAACTGCTTCTCTGAGAGAAGGTGGAACGTGTCCTTGTTCTTTGGCACATGAAGTGTAATGAAATCGGCATCGACGAGAACCTCGTCAATGGTGGACTTCATGTCGATGTTATAAATCTTTGCCTTCTGGCTTGAGATGAATGGGTCGTACCCGATAAGCTTCATGCCAAACCCCGAAGCCCTCTCCGCGACAAGCGCGCCGATTCGCCCTATGCCGATGATGCCCAATGTCTTCCCGTAAAGTTCGACTCCCTGGTATGCGGAGCGCTTCCACTCCCCCCTGGCAAGCGACGCGCATGCCGCCGGGATATTGCGCGCGGTCGCCATCAGCATCGCCATCGTATGTTCCGCCGCTGAGATGATGTTGCTCTCCGGGACGTTCGCGACCATGATGCCCCTCCTGGTCGCCGCGTCAACCGCGATGTTGTCCACTCCTATGCCGGCACGGCCTATCATCTTGAGATTGTGAGCTTTCTCGATCGCCTCGGCGTCCACCTGAGTGCCACTACGGACGATCAGCCCGTCATAATCGCCGATCTTCGCCAGGAACTCGTCGCGCGACATGCCTTCAAAAACGTCGACGTCAAACCGCTCTTTTAGCTTGTCCACGCCCTCAGTGGATATCTTCTCCGCGACCAAAACCTTCAACCTGGAATTCTTGCCCATCTATCTCTCCAGTCATCGAACTCATGTCCGTAGCTAATGCCAAACTCGTTGCGGTAGACGGTGCCTGACCCCTATAATAGCTTTAACGCCGCGGCCACGCCGCGGCCGACCTCTACCGGGTGTCCCAGCTTCTCGAGCGCTAACTCGAGCGCCGCTATCTGGGTAATGATGTCAAACTGATCGAAAAATCCGACGTGGCCAAGCCTGAATATTTTTCCCTTGAGCTTGCCCTGCCCACCCGCTATGAAGACTCCGAACTCATTGCGCATGAGACTGGTTATGTCTCCTGCGGAGATGCCGTCCGGCGCCCACACTGAGGTGGCGACAAACGCCCTTGAGCGATCGTTCGCCACGAAACGCAGGCCCAACGCCTCGACGGCGGCTTGTGTAGCGCGAGCAAACCTCTCGTGTCTCGCATACGTCGCGGGACGCCCTTCTTCCTTTATCATCGCAATCGCCGCATCCAGCGCCTGCACCAGCGTGATGGCCGGCGTGTACGGCGTCTGCGGCGGCGTCTTCTTCTGCGAGTCGCGCGCCGCTGCAAAAGAGAAATAGTACGAAGGACACCTGGCGGCGTCAACGGCTTTCCAGGCCCTGTCGCTGACAGCCACAAACGCGAGTCCGGGCGGCGTCATCAACGCCTTCTGCGAGCCACTGACGCAAAGGTCCACGCCCCACTCGTCCGTCTTGAGGTCGACCGCGCCGAGCCCGCTGATGGCGTCCACCAGGAAAAGCGCGTCGGTCTTCGCGACGATTCTCCCGAACGCTTCCACGTCGTTGACTACACCTGTTGACGTCTCGCTCTGTGTGAGCATCACGCCTCTGGCGTCGGGGTTGGCGGCAAGCGCGCGTTCGAGCTCTCCGGGATCCGCGCAGTCACCCCACTCGTACTCGACGACCACGACATCAAGGCCAAACGCGCAGGCAATCTCGACAAGCCTTTCGCCGAACTTACCGCCGGCGAACGCCAGCACCCTGTCCCCCGGCGAGAAGCAGTTGGCGATCGCGCCTTCCATGGCCCCTGTCCCGCTCGACGTGAACAGAAGCACTTCGTTCTCGGTCTGAAATACGTACTTTAGCCCGTCCAGCACCCGCGCCAGCAACTCCCCGAACTCAGCGGATCGGTGGTGTATCATGCCCACCTGAGCAAGCCCAACGGCGAGTGGCAGAGGCGTCGGGCCCGGCGTGAATATGTAATCCTTTTTCAACAACGCCTCCTCAAAAGATCCCCTCGCTTACCAGGGGGGAGAGACCGGGGATAAACCCCCCTGGCCCCCCTTGTCAGGGGGGAATCCACCTGGCCCCCCTTGTCAGGGGGGAATTTATTCGTTGAGCCAGCTCATCATGGAACGTAACTTCCGGCCCAGCTCCTCGATCGGGTGCGCCGCTTCGACTTTGCGCATCGTGGCGAACGAGGCGCAGTTGGCCTGATTCTCGAGGATCCACTCGGTAGCGAACCTGCCGCTCTGTATCTCTTCCAGCATCTTTTTCATCTCTGAGCGAACCTCAGGGCTGATGACCCTCGGGCCGCGCGTGACGTCGCCGTACTCGGCCGTGTCGCTCACCCTGGCGCGCATCCCGCTGATGCCGTGGCGGTGGATGAGGTCCACAATCAACTTGAGCTCGTGGAGGCACTCGAAGTACGCGACCTCGGGCTGGTAACCGGCCGCGACCAGCGTGTCGAACCCTGCTTTGATGAGCTCGGATGTGCCTCCGCAGAGGACGGCCTGCTCGCCGAACAAATCGGTCTCGGTCTCCTCCTTGAACGTGGTCTCGAGTACGCCCGCCCTGGCGGCGCCGATACCAAGCGCGTATGCGAGGCCCAGTTCGCGCGCGTTGCCCGTGAAGTCCTGCTCGACCGCTATCAGCGCCGGAACGCCACCTCCGTCAACGAAGACCTGGCGCACCATGGGGCCGGGACCCTTGGGCGCGACCATGATGACGTCAACGTCCGCGGGCGGGAGTATCTGGTGATAGTGGATGTTGAAGCCGTGAGCGAAGAAGAGCGCGTTCCCGCTTTTGAGACCCGGCCTGATGCAGTCACGATAGACCTGCGCCTGCTGGTCGTCGGGAATGAGCATCACGATTATGTCGGCGTCCGCGGCGGCCTGTTCGACGAGCGCTACCGCGAGGCCGGCGGCCTTCGCCTCCTCAACGCCTGGGTCGCCCTCGCGCAAGCCTACCACTACGTCCATTCCGCTATCTTTGAGGTTCAGGGATTGCGCGTGGCCCTGACTCCCGTAACCGATCACCCCAATCTTCAGGCCCTTCAACACATCAAGGTTCGCATCGCTCTCGTAGTACATTTTCGCCATTTGCATCTCCTTTTTTCTTTCCTGTGTAACGCATAATGGGGTCAAACCAAATTATGCGTTTTTTCCTCCTGTGCTCTAATCATCCGTTGAAAACGCATAATTTGGTTTGACCCCATTATGCGTTTCTATCCTCTCGGGAGCGCGATGGTCCCGGTTCTGGCCAGTTCGACTATGCCGTACGGCATCAAGAGATCCTCGAAAGCGCGAAGCTTCGATGAAGTCCCTGTAACCTCTATGCTGAGCGTCCCTTTCCCGACATTAATTATCTTTCCCCGAAATATCTCCACTATCTCGATTATTTCGGCGCGCGCGCTCGTGCCGGTTTTGACTTTTACAAGAATCATCTCCCGCTGAACGCTGTTGTCCTCCCGCAGGTCTATCACCTCGATTACGTTGATGAGCTTGTTCAGTTGCTTGTACACCTGCTCGAGCGAGTGTTCCTCGACATCCACGACTACTGTCATACGGCTAACATCAGGGCTGTCCGTCACACCCACGGACAGGCTGTCAATGTTGAACCCCCTGCGCGCGAACAACCCCGCGATGCGCGCGAGCACACCAGACTTGTTCTCAACCAGCACCGAAAGGGTATGCTTCATTTACCGCTAACCCCCAATCATGTCGTCGAGCGATGCTCCAGGCGCCACCATCGGAAAAACGTTCTCCTCCTGCTCCACCACAAAATCGATGAGCACCGGCGCCTTCTTCTCCTTGAAGGATTCTTTGAGCGCCGGCTCAACCTCATCCTGCCTGGTGACGCGAATCCCCTTCGCGCCGTACGCTTCGGCAAGCTTCACAAAATCAGGCGACTCGCCGCGGCGCAAGTTCGTGGACGCGTAACGCTTGTTGAAGAAAAGCTCCTGCCACTGCCTGACCATTCCCAGGTAACCGTTGTCGATAACCGCTATCGTTACCGCCACTTTATTGAGAACCGCCGTCGCCATCTCCTGCGAGTTCATCTGAAACGAGCCGTCACCGGTGATATTCACGACCTGCGCGTCCGGGCATCCGATCTTCGCGCCGATAGACGCGGGAAGCCCGAACCCCATCGTGCCCAGCCCTCCCGACGACAAAAACTGACGCGGCGTTTTGCACTTGTAAAGCTGCGCGGCCCACATCTGGTGCTGGCCCACGTCGGTAACCACAGTGGCCTTGCCTTTTGTCAGGCGATATATTTCATTCACCACGAACTGCGGGCGCAGAACGTCGCCAGGAGGCACGGTGAGCGGGTACTCTTTCTTCCACGCCATTATCCGCCGATGCCACGCCGTCAAATCGCGTTTGCCGGACGTCTCGACTTTCTGCCTGACAAGTTCGACCAGCTCCTTTAAGACAGATTTCGCGTCCCCAACTATCGGCAACGTGACCGGCACATTCTTCCCGATCTCCGCCGGGTCTATGTCGATGTGAATCACTCTGGCGCGTGGAGCGAATGAGTCAAGTTTTCCTGTTATCCGGTCGTCGAACCGGGCGCCAACGGCGATGATCAAATCCGTCTCCATCATAACGAAGTTCGCGTACGACGTTCCGTGCATTCCCAGCATCCCGAGCGAGAGCCTGTCCGTCTCGGGATAAGCGCCCTTGGCCATGAGAGTCGTCGTGACAGGAATCTCTAAAAGCCGCGCCAACCGGCGCAGTTCCTCTGACGCGCCCGAGGTTATTACGCCACCGCCTGCGTATATGACAGGCCTCTTCGCGGCCAGGAGAAGCCCCGCGGCCTCCTTTATCTGGCGTGAATGCCCTTTTGTGGTCGGTTTGTATCCAGGAAGGCTCACGCGCTTCTCGGCGTGCTTGAAATCAACCTGCGCGCGCGCGATGTCCGACGGAAAATCTATCACGACCGCGCCGGGCCGCCCCGTGGACGCTATGAGGAAAGCCTCCTGGACTATGTGCGCAATGTCCGCAGGGTGAGTCACCAGGTAATTATGCTTGACAACCGGCAACGTTATGCCGGTGGTGTCCGCCTCCTGAAAAGCGTCAGTGCCTATGACGTGGCTGGCGACCTGGCCGGTAATCGCCACCATCGGCACGGAGTCCATGTTGGCGGTGGCAATGCCTGTCACCAGGTTGGTCGCTCCCGGGCCGCTCGTGGAGATGCAGACGCCGACCTTGCCTGTCGAGCGCGCGTAACCGTCCGCGGCGTGCGCGGCCCCCTGCTCGTGCCTTGTGAGGATATGCCTGATGCGAGAGTCAAACAGAACGTCATAAACGGGCATGATCGCTCCACCGGGGTAACCGAAGATGACTTCAACCCCTTCTTTCTCGAGGCTCCGAATAAGAGCCTGCGCGCCTGTCATCTTCACCGCGGGCACCTCCGCTCGGGCGCTATGTCGCCAGGAGACATGAGCGCGCCGCTCGAGGCGCTGCCGACCATC includes:
- a CDS encoding acetolactate synthase small subunit; its protein translation is MKHTLSVLVENKSGVLARIAGLFARRGFNIDSLSVGVTDSPDVSRMTVVVDVEEHSLEQVYKQLNKLINVIEVIDLREDNSVQREMILVKVKTGTSARAEIIEIVEIFRGKIINVGKGTLSIEVTGTSSKLRAFEDLLMPYGIVELARTGTIALPRG
- a CDS encoding 2-isopropylmalate synthase; this translates as MEDRIAIFDTTLRDGEQSPGISLGAREKLEIAEQLQRLGVDIIEAGFPATSQGDFNSVRRIASKIESSVVCALARAKADDIDRAWDTVRAAARPRIHTFISTSDIHLEHQLHMTRGQVLDAARSAVAHARSHCQDVEFSPMDATRSEPAYLYEVLQAAIEEGATVLNIPDTVGYSIPGEFEELVRGIIENVPGIEGVTISVHCHNDLGLAVANSLAACEAGARQVECAVNGLGERAGNASLEEIVMALKVRHDRLPLTTGINSTEISKTSRLVSLFTGYPVQPNKAIVGKNAFAHESGIHQDGVLKEPTTYEIMDAVSVGLVESDIVLGKHSGRHALSEQLERLGYYLSEKELNQAFARFKELADKKSSLSGEDIEAVALEYMRTEGQEWKLTAYEVHSGGKEAPPSATVTLESEGVHVTERAIGDGMIDAMCKAIREALGIDAKLHSFAVEAITGGLDALGDVTVQLDIGERRVVGRGLSTDVVEASARAYLNAVNKVIRKKVER
- a CDS encoding aminotransferase encodes the protein MIHHRSAEFGELLARVLDGLKYVFQTENEVLLFTSSGTGAMEGAIANCFSPGDRVLAFAGGKFGERLVEIACAFGLDVVVVEYEWGDCADPGELERALAANPDARGVMLTQSETSTGVVNDVEAFGRIVAKTDALFLVDAISGLGAVDLKTDEWGVDLCVSGSQKALMTPPGLAFVAVSDRAWKAVDAARCPSYYFSFAAARDSQKKTPPQTPYTPAITLVQALDAAIAMIKEEGRPATYARHERFARATQAAVEALGLRFVANDRSRAFVATSVWAPDGISAGDITSLMRNEFGVFIAGGQGKLKGKIFRLGHVGFFDQFDIITQIAALELALEKLGHPVEVGRGVAAALKLL
- a CDS encoding ketol-acid reductoisomerase translates to MAKMYYESDANLDVLKGLKIGVIGYGSQGHAQSLNLKDSGMDVVVGLREGDPGVEEAKAAGLAVALVEQAAADADIIVMLIPDDQQAQVYRDCIRPGLKSGNALFFAHGFNIHYHQILPPADVDVIMVAPKGPGPMVRQVFVDGGGVPALIAVEQDFTGNARELGLAYALGIGAARAGVLETTFKEETETDLFGEQAVLCGGTSELIKAGFDTLVAAGYQPEVAYFECLHELKLIVDLIHRHGISGMRARVSDTAEYGDVTRGPRVISPEVRSEMKKMLEEIQSGRFATEWILENQANCASFATMRKVEAAHPIEELGRKLRSMMSWLNE
- the leuD gene encoding 3-isopropylmalate dehydratase small subunit (catalyzes the isomerization between 2-isopropylmalate and 3-isopropylmalate in leucine biosynthesis); protein product: MASRETLKGKAHKFGDNVNTDLILPATYLISNDPVELGRHLMEGHDPEFVNRVEPGDIIVGGENFGSGSSREHAPLAIKGGGMSCVIAGSYARIFYRNAINVGLPLIEAPEAVVAIDDGDQLKVDLDAGRIDDLTKGETFTIAKYPEFMQRIMDAGGLIEYVRKQS
- a CDS encoding phosphoglycerate dehydrogenase, whose amino-acid sequence is MGKNSRLKVLVAEKISTEGVDKLKERFDVDVFEGMSRDEFLAKIGDYDGLIVRSGTQVDAEAIEKAHNLKMIGRAGIGVDNIAVDAATRRGIMVANVPESNIISAAEHTMAMLMATARNIPAACASLARGEWKRSAYQGVELYGKTLGIIGIGRIGALVAERASGFGMKLIGYDPFISSQKAKIYNIDMKSTIDEVLVDADFITLHVPKNKDTFHLLSEKQFDIVKNGARIVNVSRGGIVDEAALANAIKDGKVAGAAIDVFECEPPEEGNPLCGMPEVVVTPHLGASTREAQYKAGVAIADQVAAGLTGGFVSGAVNIAMPRMDVVETLRPFMPLCEKLGRLFVNFTRGAIHEIEFETLGDISEHDTSLLSIAFLKGFFENISSDAVTYVNAPVLAMERGITVKESKSRRSRDFVNRIQVTAIQQDSTVTAGATLIGVNQEMFVNVLDYDIAIVPSEYMAFVVFEDRPGMIGKVGTVLGARKINISGLQVGRKAIDGKAGMGLNLDVPLTGEMITELESQDGVDAVWFLSL
- a CDS encoding 3-isopropylmalate dehydrogenase; translation: MHKIAVIPGDGTGPEVSREGLKVLEAAAEVSGFDFETRDFDYGGDRYLATGETLTADAIEELKGFKAILLGAVGHPDVRPGILEHGILLRLRFDFDQYINLRPVKLYPGVDCPLKDKGPEDIDMVIIRENTEGLYVGSGGFTRKGTPHEIAVQESVNTRRGVERCVRFAFETCARRGKDNKVTLCGKTNVLTYAQDLWERTFNDVALEYPGITTNYAHVDATCMWMVKNPEWFDVIVTDNMFGDIITDLGAMIQGGMGIAAGGNLNPDGVSMFEPIGGSAPKYTGKNVINPLAAIAAVQMMLDFLGEKKAAARIENAIIRSLSAGDIKSLSAGKMGMGTREVGDLIVRYVREGS
- the ilvB gene encoding acetolactate synthase, large subunit, biosynthetic type gives rise to the protein MTGAQALIRSLEKEGVEVIFGYPGGAIMPVYDVLFDSRIRHILTRHEQGAAHAADGYARSTGKVGVCISTSGPGATNLVTGIATANMDSVPMVAITGQVASHVIGTDAFQEADTTGITLPVVKHNYLVTHPADIAHIVQEAFLIASTGRPGAVVIDFPSDIARAQVDFKHAEKRVSLPGYKPTTKGHSRQIKEAAGLLLAAKRPVIYAGGGVITSGASEELRRLARLLEIPVTTTLMAKGAYPETDRLSLGMLGMHGTSYANFVMMETDLIIAVGARFDDRITGKLDSFAPRARVIHIDIDPAEIGKNVPVTLPIVGDAKSVLKELVELVRQKVETSGKRDLTAWHRRIMAWKKEYPLTVPPGDVLRPQFVVNEIYRLTKGKATVVTDVGQHQMWAAQLYKCKTPRQFLSSGGLGTMGFGLPASIGAKIGCPDAQVVNITGDGSFQMNSQEMATAVLNKVAVTIAVIDNGYLGMVRQWQELFFNKRYASTNLRRGESPDFVKLAEAYGAKGIRVTRQDEVEPALKESFKEKKAPVLIDFVVEQEENVFPMVAPGASLDDMIGG
- the leuC gene encoding 3-isopropylmalate dehydratase large subunit — its product is MSQTRNILARRAGRDSLEPHEFIEISVDIVLANDVTAPLAIEQFGRLARESVFDTDKVVLVLDHFTPNRDIASADQCAYVRRFASEQGLSHFYDGGNVGIEHVLLPEEGLIEPGAVVIGADSHTCTYGALGCFSSGMGSTDIAAAMATGKTWFKVPEAILVRLSGKPGRWVGGKDLIIYLIGLIGVDGATYRSIEFDGPGVESISVEGRLTVANMVIEAGAKNGIFPIDSKAATYLKDVGVNAPESGIEPDGHGYVDEIDINLGELEPQVALPSLPGNAVPVTSAPHVKLDQVVIGSCTNGRIEDLRLAAEVLRGKKCAKGVRLIIIPGSPRVYRRSMEEGLFDIFLDAGAVISPPTCGPCLGGHMGVLAAGEKAVSTTNRNFKGRMGHRTSEVYLSNPAVAAASAVTGAITDPGEIA